A single window of Triplophysa dalaica isolate WHDGS20190420 chromosome 14, ASM1584641v1, whole genome shotgun sequence DNA harbors:
- the LOC130435444 gene encoding zinc-binding protein A33-like — protein MAADCPFREEDLTCPLCHEVFKDPVTLNCNHSFCKRCIHTRWECRGLQQCPVCYRTASSSRPSINQALRKVSDVFKLKPKHLTVGSVERCLIHNEELKFFCRKDTELICTVCTSTRSHANHKYCSISEATLEIQRELTAMYNPLKQHLNRSEKLKESLDELKAYIQTQAAETAEEIKKEYEKLHEFLREDERARLIVLKDQTKTKIGMVSERLEQVNKIIEELNDIKNYVEPITIADDLSFLKECKEAIKRTTYIVREAEYPAGANIDVSQYLGSLKHGVWKRMEKVVNRCHVNFDPNTAHPNLIISDELTTVKYGKQQQVPDNPKRCTSRMAVLAACGFSSGKHCWHVEVLDNCEWYIGVARESIRRKSSEFLSPTNGFWVIGLSNEEYRAQTSPHTPLSLKRKLQIVTVELDYEKGKVSFTNTKNGTSIYTFKDVRFKETIFPYFSIGVNQGSTLRICSF, from the exons ATGGCAGCAGATTGTCCATTCCGCGAGGAGGATCTAACATGTCCTTTGTGCCATGAGGTCTTCAAGGATCCTGTCACCCTAAACTGCAACCACAGTTTTTGTAAAAGGTGCATTCACACACGATGGGAATGTAGAGGATTACAGCAATGTCCCGTGTGTTACCGTACAGCGAGCTCATCCAGACCTTCGATCAATCAGGCTCTAAGGAAAGTTTCAGATGTCTTCAAACTGAAGCCAAAGCACTTAACGGTAGGATCAGTGGAACGTTGCTTAATTCACAACGAAGAGTTAAAGTTCTTTTGTAGGAAAGATACAGAGCTTATATGTACAGTTTGCACATCAACGAGGAGCCATGCAAATCACAAGTACTGCTCGATATCCGAGGCCACATTGGAAATACAG AGAGAGCTCACAGCCATGTATAATCCCTTGAAACAGCATCTGAACAGATCTGAAAAATTAAAGGAGAGCTTGGATGAATTGAAAGCGTATATACAG ACACAAGCAGCTGAAACTGCAgaggaaataaagaaagagtACGAAAAGTTACATGAATTCTTGAGGGAGGATGAAAGAGCTCGGCTTATAGTGCTGAAAGATCAAACAAAAACCAAGATTGGGATGGTGAGCGAACGATTGGAACAAGTCAACAAGATCATTGAAGAGCTCAATGACATCAAAAACTACGTAGAGCCCATCACAATAGCAGACGATCTATCATTTTTAAAG GAATGTAAGGAGGCAATAAAAAG GACTACTTACATTGTGCGTGAAGCCGAATATCCGGCAGGGGCTAATATAGACGTGTCTCAGTACCTGGGGTCATTAAAGCATGGGGTCTGGAAAAGAATGGAAAAAGTTGTCAATCGCT GCCATGTCAATTTCGATCCAAACACAGCCCATCCTAACTTGATCATCAGTGATGAACTGACCACCGTCAAGTATGGAAAACAACAGCAGGTTCCAGATAACCCCAAGCGCTGCACGAGTCGCATGGCAGTACTCGCTGCTTGTGGATTCAGTTCAGGAAAGCACTGCTGGCACGTGGAAGTGTTAGATAACTGCGAGTGGTATATTGGAGTGGCACGGGAGTCCATCAGAAGGAAGAGTTCAGAGTTCCTCAGCCCAACAAATGGTTTCTGGGTAATTGGTCTCAGTAATGAGGAGTATAGGGCTCAGACGTCTCCACACACACCCCTCAGTTTAAAAAGGAAACTGCAGATAGTTACAGTTGAATTGGACTATGAGAAAGGAAAGGTGTCCTTTACCAATACAAAAAATGGTACAagcatttacacatttaaagatGTGAGGTTTAAAGAGACCATCTTTCCTTATTTCTCCATTGGGGTAAATCAGGGAAGCACACTCAGAAtctgttcattttaa